The following are encoded together in the Pleurocapsa sp. FMAR1 genome:
- a CDS encoding ABC transporter ATP-binding protein → MPRNKAEPPNHPLSRLLRYGDKYKAIIWQAVICSILNQLFDLAPPAIIGAALDVVVKKQDSIMARFGITDIFTQLVVLSLLSAIVWGLESVFEYAYTRLWRNLAQDVQHDIRLDAYSHVQDLELAYFEENSTGALLSVLNDDINQLERFLDVGANEIIQVITTALVIGGSFFILTPDIAWMAIVPIPLIIWGSVAFQKWLAPRYAEVREKVSLLNSRLSNNLSGITTIKSFTTETYEIDRLRQDSNAYRKSNQKAIRLSAAFIPLIRLVILAGFTAILLYGGLQAASGTLAVSTYSVLVFLTQRLLWPLTRLGQTFDLYQRAMASITRVMDLLDTPIAIHSGDIALPLSTIRGEVSINNITFAYNQRQPVIENLSLHIRAGQTIAIVGATGSGKSTLVKLLLRLYEIRSGNITVDGKNIKDIVLWDLRRAIGLVSQDVFLFHGTVRENISYGSADASTNKIIEAAKIAEADRFIRELPQGYDTVVGERGQKLSGGQKQRIAIARAILKDPPILILDEATSAVDNETEAAIARSLEKITQNRTTIAIAHRLSTIRHSDCIYVMEYGQLIEQGTHEELLAKEGVYTNLWQVQTGSRKGKQLIT, encoded by the coding sequence ATGCCCCGCAATAAAGCCGAACCGCCGAACCATCCTCTATCTCGATTGCTACGCTATGGAGATAAATATAAAGCTATTATTTGGCAAGCTGTAATATGTTCTATCCTCAACCAACTTTTTGATCTTGCTCCCCCTGCCATCATTGGGGCTGCGCTGGATGTGGTAGTAAAAAAGCAAGACTCGATTATGGCTCGCTTTGGTATTACTGATATTTTTACTCAGCTTGTAGTGTTATCTTTACTGTCGGCAATTGTCTGGGGCTTAGAGTCAGTATTTGAATATGCCTATACAAGACTATGGCGTAATCTGGCACAGGATGTTCAACATGACATACGTTTAGATGCCTATAGCCATGTTCAAGACCTGGAGTTGGCTTATTTTGAAGAAAACAGCACGGGGGCATTATTGTCTGTTCTTAATGATGATATCAATCAGCTAGAAAGATTCTTAGACGTTGGTGCTAATGAAATTATTCAGGTAATTACTACAGCACTAGTTATCGGTGGTTCATTCTTTATCTTGACTCCCGACATTGCCTGGATGGCAATCGTTCCTATTCCGCTTATTATCTGGGGATCCGTGGCGTTTCAGAAATGGCTTGCACCTAGATATGCAGAGGTAAGAGAAAAGGTAAGCTTACTCAACTCCCGATTATCTAATAATCTTAGTGGAATTACGACAATCAAAAGTTTTACTACAGAAACTTATGAGATAGATCGTTTAAGACAGGACAGCAACGCCTACAGGAAGAGCAATCAAAAGGCTATTCGCTTATCCGCAGCCTTTATTCCTTTAATTCGTCTGGTTATTTTAGCTGGTTTTACGGCAATTTTACTTTATGGTGGTCTTCAAGCCGCATCAGGAACATTGGCAGTGAGTACATATAGCGTACTTGTGTTTCTAACTCAGAGATTATTATGGCCCCTAACCCGTCTGGGACAAACCTTTGACCTCTATCAAAGAGCAATGGCATCTATTACTCGCGTCATGGATTTATTGGATACGCCTATTGCCATTCATTCAGGAGATATTGCTCTACCACTATCAACCATTAGAGGAGAGGTAAGCATCAACAATATTACCTTTGCTTATAATCAAAGACAGCCTGTAATCGAAAATCTTTCCCTGCATATTCGGGCAGGTCAAACTATTGCCATAGTTGGTGCCACGGGTTCGGGGAAAAGTACCTTAGTTAAATTACTGTTACGACTCTATGAAATACGCTCAGGCAATATTACTGTAGATGGTAAAAATATTAAAGACATAGTGCTATGGGATCTGCGTCGCGCAATTGGTTTAGTTAGCCAGGATGTATTTTTGTTTCACGGTACTGTCAGAGAAAATATTAGCTATGGTTCTGCTGATGCCAGCACAAACAAAATTATTGAAGCAGCTAAAATTGCCGAAGCAGATCGATTTATTCGAGAATTGCCCCAAGGTTATGACACCGTTGTGGGGGAAAGGGGGCAAAAGCTCTCTGGAGGACAAAAACAGAGAATTGCGATCGCCAGAGCCATTTTAAAAGATCCACCAATCTTAATTTTGGATGAGGCAACTTCGGCTGTAGATAACGAAACAGAAGCAGCGATCGCTCGTTCCTTAGAGAAAATCACTCAAAATCGTACGACAATTGCGATCGCCCATCGTTTATCTACCATCAGACATTCTGACTGTATTTATGTAATGGAATACGGTCAACTGATTGAACAGGGAACCCACGAAGAATTATTAGCTAAAGAGGGCGTATATACTAACCTTTGGCAGGTACAAACTGGCTCTAGGAAGGGCAAACAACTAATCACATAA
- the psaB gene encoding photosystem I core protein PsaB: protein MATKFPKFSQDLAQDPTTRRLWYGIATAHDFELHDGMTEENLYQKIFASHFGHIAIIFLWTSGTLFHVAWQGNFEQWIKDPLNTSPIAHAIWDPHFGKGAIDAFTQGGASNPVNIAYSGVYHWFYTIGMTTNQELYQGSIFLLILSSVFLFAGWLHLQPKFRPSLAWFKNAESRLNHHLAGLFGVSSLAWTGHLVHVAIPESRGQHVGWDNFLSTPPHPDGLGPFFSLNWGVYAQNPDSANHIFGTSEGAGTAILTFLGGFHPQTESLWLTDIAHHHLAIAVIFIIAGHMYRTNFGIGHSIKEILETHKPPQGGLGEGHKGIYDTLNNSLHFQLALALASLGTVTSLVAQHMYSLPSYAFIARDYTTQAALYTHHQYIAGFLLVGAFAHGAIFLVRDYDPEANKNNVLSRVLDHKEAIISHLSWVSLFLGFHTLSLYVHNDVVVAFGTPEKQILIEPVFAQFVQAASGKALYGFDTLLSNPDSIAQTGAAWLPGWLDAINSGTNSLFLTIGPGDFLVHHAIALGLHTTTLILVKGALDARGSKLMPDKKDFGFAFPCDGPGRGGTCDISAWDSFYLAVFWMLNTLGWVTFYWHWKHLGIWQGNVAQFNENSTYLMGWFRDYLWGYSASLINGYNPYGVNNLSVWAWMFLFGHLVWATGFMFLISWRGYWQELIETIVWAHERTPLANLVRWKDKPVAMSIVQGRVIGLAHFTVGYILTYAAFLIASTSSRVG, encoded by the coding sequence ATGGCAACTAAATTCCCGAAATTTAGCCAGGATCTCGCCCAAGATCCGACTACTCGTCGGCTCTGGTACGGAATTGCAACTGCTCATGACTTTGAGCTTCATGATGGTATGACCGAGGAAAATCTTTACCAGAAGATTTTTGCCTCCCATTTTGGTCATATCGCCATCATCTTTCTGTGGACTTCCGGTACTCTGTTCCATGTGGCTTGGCAAGGTAACTTTGAACAGTGGATAAAAGATCCTTTAAACACTAGCCCGATCGCCCATGCGATTTGGGATCCTCACTTTGGTAAAGGCGCAATTGATGCTTTTACTCAAGGTGGTGCTTCTAATCCAGTAAACATTGCCTATTCTGGTGTATACCACTGGTTTTATACCATTGGGATGACTACCAACCAAGAGTTATATCAAGGATCGATTTTCTTATTGATTCTTTCTTCTGTCTTCTTGTTTGCTGGTTGGTTGCATTTACAGCCCAAGTTCCGTCCTAGCCTAGCTTGGTTTAAAAATGCTGAGTCTCGCCTTAACCATCACCTAGCTGGTTTGTTTGGGGTAAGTTCTTTGGCATGGACTGGACACCTAGTTCACGTTGCTATCCCCGAATCTCGCGGACAGCACGTAGGTTGGGATAACTTCCTTTCGACTCCTCCTCATCCGGATGGTTTAGGACCTTTCTTTAGTCTTAACTGGGGCGTGTATGCTCAGAATCCTGATAGTGCTAATCATATATTTGGTACTTCTGAGGGAGCAGGAACAGCTATCTTAACTTTCTTAGGTGGTTTCCATCCTCAAACTGAGTCTCTCTGGTTGACAGATATTGCTCATCACCATTTGGCGATCGCAGTAATCTTCATCATTGCTGGACATATGTACCGTACTAACTTCGGTATTGGTCATAGTATCAAAGAGATTTTAGAAACTCACAAGCCACCTCAAGGCGGTTTAGGTGAAGGACACAAGGGAATATACGATACCTTGAATAACTCTCTCCACTTCCAGTTGGCTTTAGCCCTGGCTAGTTTGGGAACGGTTACTTCTTTGGTAGCTCAACATATGTATTCCCTACCCTCTTACGCATTTATTGCCAGAGACTACACCACTCAAGCAGCTTTATATACTCACCACCAATATATTGCTGGTTTCTTGTTGGTTGGTGCGTTTGCTCATGGTGCAATCTTCCTCGTCAGAGATTATGACCCTGAAGCAAACAAAAATAACGTGCTGTCAAGAGTCTTGGATCACAAAGAAGCGATTATTTCCCACTTAAGCTGGGTATCTCTCTTCCTTGGTTTCCATACCTTGAGTTTGTATGTACACAATGATGTGGTAGTAGCTTTTGGTACGCCTGAAAAGCAAATCTTGATCGAACCTGTATTCGCTCAGTTTGTTCAAGCTGCTTCTGGTAAAGCTCTCTATGGTTTTGATACCTTACTGTCTAACCCCGATAGTATTGCTCAAACTGGTGCAGCTTGGCTGCCTGGTTGGTTGGATGCTATCAACAGTGGCACCAACTCTTTGTTCTTAACAATTGGACCTGGAGATTTCTTGGTTCACCATGCGATCGCGCTGGGTCTACACACAACTACTTTGATCTTGGTCAAAGGTGCTTTAGATGCTCGCGGTTCAAAACTAATGCCAGACAAAAAAGACTTCGGTTTTGCTTTCCCTTGTGATGGCCCTGGACGTGGCGGTACTTGTGATATCTCTGCTTGGGATTCCTTCTACTTAGCCGTATTCTGGATGCTCAATACCTTGGGTTGGGTAACCTTCTACTGGCATTGGAAACATCTTGGTATCTGGCAGGGTAACGTTGCTCAGTTCAACGAAAACTCTACCTACCTTATGGGTTGGTTCCGTGATTATTTATGGGGCTATTCAGCTTCTTTGATTAATGGTTATAACCCTTACGGTGTAAACAATCTTTCTGTTTGGGCTTGGATGTTCCTCTTTGGACACCTAGTTTGGGCAACTGGTTTTATGTTCCTCATCTCTTGGCGTGGTTATTGGCAAGAGTTGATCGAAACAATTGTTTGGGCGCACGAGCGTACTCCTCTAGCTAACTTAGTTCGCTGGAAAGACAAGCCCGTTGCTATGTCTATCGTTCAAGGTCGTGTAATTGGTTTAGCTCACTTTACGGTGGGTTATATTCTGACCTATGCGGCATTCCTGATCGCTTCTACAAGTAGTAGGGTAGGTTAG